The DNA region AACAGACTAGTGAGAGTTGAATTTACTTTTTAACGTTGGAAAAAAAACCATTTCATTTACTAAATGCTCACATATAGTGCGATTTATTTTCCTAGATAAATTAGAACGCTTTGAAGtgataatataaattacatgTTCTCTTGGGAAAGTTTAAATGATGATACTAGCTAACCTAGTGAATCTTGTaagaaagcatatatatatatatatatatatatatatatatatatattttgtgaccacataatttattttgcattttatttacTCTATATGTCTAACATCAATCCTTTGGTTCCAATGCGCTTGTGACGGATCAATCATATCTACAATGAAGGAGATATGAAGAATCGATGTAGGGgaatatggaaaaaaataatataaagaaagagaaggGAAAGAAAACAACTTATACCGGTATGAATGGTTTCAGCGGTCAAGATGGACAAATCCATCAATGGATTAAATTGCTTTTTATTCACCATTCATCAAATACAGTACGCAGCGGTGCGGtctaaaaataatagaaagaaaatcgCTGCGAACCAACTGCGGACCGTTTTTGTCTACAAATAGAATTGGTCTGTAGCGCTATATCCTACTTTTTGGGGTGGTCTAAACCGCTGACGGATTTGGCCTAgtgaaaagttttatttgttggatagttaaatcctagtatatatatatatgtatatatatatatatatcctttttgtTGTGTGAGAAGTTTTAGCACCTTCCATAAGAACATTTATATGTTCGATATCAGCCATtgattatacatgtgatcgtaACGctagtttgagagagagaataatGTCATTATCGAATTGAAATATAATTAAGACCGCTGCAACAATAAATCCCAAACATGTTGAACTAATTATGTGTATCACTTTTATTTATCATAAAAGGCAaacatctttttctttccaaaagCATAAAAACCCTAGCCACCCTTATGTATTAATACATAATCGTTATAAGTTGAACGCTCAGAAACAGtcctaaattttcaattttgtaatgatttgaaatataatatgaaCACGTCACCGCTCCTAACATTCCAATTCAGTTGTTTTAGatctacagtaaaacctctataaattaataatgttgggaccaagacattttattaatttatagtgatattaatttatctataaattaataattattattttatagtgtaaattaataattattaatttataggtatatttttaattgtttaatttttaaaaaactatgaattgagacaatttttgcaaaataagattagaattttggatgttgtaaattttatggtattggaattgaatttgaaataattaaaaaatattattgacaatgaattacaaatattatagacaaattcacttatacatatgacataaatattcaaatttatgaataagaatatcaattctcgtattttaatagtctatcaaactataaaaatgtaaatgatgcatatttagaaattgaaaattttaaaaagttttagctgttttatgaaatgttatagaatattttatatcattatagtttgaagatacaacataacaatttttttatatatataaggtttaagagaaacatactttactatatcaacatatatatatatatatatatttacatgattattaatttatgatattattgggactatattttacatggggatttcaaaaaaaatattatcttattatcttatctaaatttgttaatttttacactgtcccgacttggaactagtaaaatttattaatttatagtgtttattaatttatagagtattaatttatagaggttttactgtatatcaAAATGTAGACAAACTATCAAGCAAATGAAACGATAAAAAGTAGAGTATAATGGATACATTAGCAAACAAATAAACCTATTTCAAATTGTGATacataacataataaaacaCATTCATCTAAAAACAGATATTGATCCTTCTATTTTCTTCATGTGcttttttcatattcttattctacgatatataattaaattaggaGTGCACTTGAGTTGTTAATTACTGAATTGTACTTTTaatgaatacttttttttggtgaaaggAAAATGAATAGTTAATTTAACGATGGGTagattcataaacaaaaaagaggaACGTCGAGGATACGATcttgtaatatatgtttaatgCAAATGACGCATAAGTTCTATCTAATCCATATATACATaatgttaataaataaaaaatttgaacttttaaGGGTGTTGAGTTCCTATCGGACAAACTATATTCttccagaaaaacaaaagagaggaatatattgaattatgattgttgttcttgactcCTTTATCTCTCATATTGTTGTCTACGTCATTTTCAAgcacatttaaaatttaattttcagtATTTTATCAATTTGTGGTTGCTAACCTGacaattcaccaaaaaaagagtgtttcaaaaaaaaattgaagaccTAACATTACAAATCTAATCGTATACAATAAATATGCCAAAACATTAGTTCCAGTCCCATATATAACTTTTCAGTGaacaacaaatattaaatatgtaatCATGTATCGGtcatttagaaaatataatcgGGCACTTAATGAATCCGTTTAAGTGACTCTATCCGAATAACCAAACCATTTGAAAGTGGATGTCAGTAGTATTGCCAGAATTAATATAACTTGACGAGGATTTGTAGAATTATCGTGCATAAAAGACATTAAATTCatgtaaaacatcattttcatttataaatattaaatggtgtatttttttgtcttttttttgttgttgtaattttcCAACTTTCAGATTGGAAATTTTGATCATGTCGTAATGATGGAGCAGCATGTGtaacaagaaaatattgtaGCTGATCCAAAATATGGTACATATAATAGCTAGTCTAATCTCCACTACCCGATTATTTACTCACATGTAACTATGTAAGATATTCGGATCACGTTGCTCAACATGCTAACATAAACAAGTGATATTGTCCTCTATGATGATATCACTCCATTTCCTTTCAAGCAAAACTCAACTTTTAAAGCACTTTCAGATATTACTAACACAGTTTAAGCATAATTGATCAATTATACAGCACTTGAcaaaggaaaagcaaaaaaaatgaaaacatagtAAGCGATATTTTGGAAAGAAGTAAGAGAGTTGCACACTGCATACTTAGCTAATcaattttatagatatgaaaacattgaaaagcaAACCGAGGGGATACGATAACATGAAGCAAGACAAAGCAAAATAGAAAACTCAcaccaaaaccctaaagaaGTTCGACCAACGTGCCAAAACCCTAACTTCCTTCCCaccttaattattattaattattaattagtagTGCTACCCATAGTTCATTAAACAAGTATCCGACACCGATGATACATCACGCGAAACCAACATTCCTTGGAACAGCCTTGCACTTCAACGGCTGCTTCATCTCCATAGACAGCTTGAGAACCTCAGCGAGCTCAACATCACAAGAACCCTTAACCCATTCGAAATTCTGAATCAGTTGAGCAATCCAAAGATGGACAGTAGCTAGACCCATTGCTTTACCAGGGCAAACGCGACGTCCGGACCCGAACGGAGCCAATCTAAGATCAGAGCCCATGATGCTCACATCCTCACCACCAATGAACCTATCAGGGTTAAACACTTCAGGGTCGGTCCAGATTTTGGCGTCGTGTGTGATGGACCACATGTTGACCATAGCTATGGTTCCTGCAGGGACAAGGTTGGGACCTACGTGAACATCGTGGATAGCGAGTCGGGCCCATGAGAGGAGTGGACCAGGTGGGTGGAGCCTTAAGGTTTCTTTGACAATAGCTTGGAGGTACGGCAGTTTTGGGATGTCGGAGTCAGACAAGGATCTAGTGTTGTTACTTGTAGCAGAAGCTATCTCTTTGTAGAGCTTATCCTGGATGTCTTGATGCAAAACCATTCTAGCAAGAACCCATTCTACTAGAATCGCAACAGTATCTGTCCCTCTAAAAAtcatttccttaaaaaaaaaaatcaaaagattaaaaccctagagacaaaatataaataaaactcacattcaaagattaaaactttttatcctatgaaaaaaatagtgaaagtAGCTTACCCAAAGGACAGCAATCATGTCAGAATCAGACAGCTTTTCATCCTTTTGCAAGCCAAGCAAGACATCAACGAAGTCCTCTCCATTGAGATTGttgctcttcttcatcttgtgtTTGTCAATTATTCCGCCGACAAAAGTGTTGACTTCAGAGACCAAAGCTCTACACCTCTTCCTCACTCCTTGAAAGTCAAACCAACGAAGAAGCCAAAAGTGATCGCTCCAGTTAAATTTCCCAAGCAACTCATAGCCTTCACTCACCAGCCTCTCCAGGAAACACCCATCCCCATTAACTTCATCAAAATCGTAACTTTCACCGAAAACAGTCGTCATTACGTTATTCAAAGAACCAAAGTGAACGATCTTTTTCACTTCAACTTCACCACAAGCATCAGACGTGACAAGGCTCTTgatcttcttcaccattttcATACCGATCCCAACTCTAACACCTTCGAAACTCGCGATTCTCCTCGGACTGAAAAGATGAGTGGAAGA from Camelina sativa cultivar DH55 chromosome 3, Cs, whole genome shotgun sequence includes:
- the LOC104772646 gene encoding cytochrome P450 78A5-like, translated to MSSEAYVLFFNNLNLLTVEAFALISLFVATVAFFLSPGGLAWAWTGSSKDRVAIPGPSGSLSVFSGANPHRVLAALAKRFKASPLMAFSVGFSRFVISSEPETAKEILNSSAFADRPVKESAYELLFHRAMGFAPYGEYWRNLRRISSTHLFSPRRIASFEGVRVGIGMKMVKKIKSLVTSDACGEVEVKKIVHFGSLNNVMTTVFGESYDFDEVNGDGCFLERLVSEGYELLGKFNWSDHFWLLRWFDFQGVRKRCRALVSEVNTFVGGIIDKHKMKKSNNLNGEDFVDVLLGLQKDEKLSDSDMIAVLWEMIFRGTDTVAILVEWVLARMVLHQDIQDKLYKEIASATSNNTRSLSDSDIPKLPYLQAIVKETLRLHPPGPLLSWARLAIHDVHVGPNLVPAGTIAMVNMWSITHDAKIWTDPEVFNPDRFIGGEDVSIMGSDLRLAPFGSGRRVCPGKAMGLATVHLWIAQLIQNFEWVKGSCDVELAEVLKLSMEMKQPLKCKAVPRNVGFA